Part of the Sinomonas atrocyanea genome is shown below.
TGTCGGCCTTCCCGGCCAGATCCCGTTCAGCATCATCCGGGAGCTCGTGGACGACGTCGTCACCGTGAGCGAGGACTCGCTGGCCCGTGCGCTGATCTTCCTGCTCGAGCGGGCCAAGCTCGTCGTCGAGCCGGCCGGCGCGGTGGGCGTGGCCGCCCTCATGGACGGCAAGCTCGCCGAGCTGGGCATCGACCCGAAGAAGACGGTCGTGATCCTCTCGGGCGGCAACATTGACCCCATGCTCATGCTCAAGGTCATCCAGCGCGGCCTCTCCGCCGCCGGGCGCTTCCTCACGGTCCGCATGATGCTCGACGACCGGCCCGGCTCGCTCGCCACCATCTCGCGCATCATCGCCGAGAACGATGCGAACGTCACCGGCGTGGACCACACCCGAGTCGGCGGCTCGATCGCGATGGGAGACGTGGCGATCACCATCGACATGGAGACCAAGGGCCACGAGCACTCCGACCAGGTCCTCCGTGCCCTGCGCGCCGAGGGGTTCCAGCCGATCGTCATGCACGTCTGAGGCCACGCGGGCGTGGCGGGAGGGAGCGCGGGGTGGACGCACGCCTCGCGGTGAGGGCACGGGCCGGACTCGCGACCATGACGGCCGTGACCGCCCTCCTCTACGCGATCCAGTGCGTCAACATGGCCACGTTCGGCCTGCTCACCCGCTGGTTCGGCATCCGGCCCCGTGACGTGAGCAGCCTGCCGGACATCGTCACCTCGCCCCTCGTGCACGACCCGACCGGCTGGGGGCACCTCGCGGCCAACACGCTGCCGCTGTTCGTCTTCGGGTTCCTCGCCTTCCTCGCAGGGATCAGGCAGTTCCTCACCGCGGTCGGCCTGTCCTGGCTCGCCTCCGGAACCGGCGTGTGGATGTTCGGCGGGAACCTCCTCGGGGCCCCGTCCATCACCGTCGGGGCCTCCGGGGTGATCTTCGGCCTGTTCGGGTTCCTGCTCGTGCGCGGGTTCTTCAACCGCAGCTGGTGGCAGATCCTCCTCGCCCTCGTGCTCTTCGCCGCGTACGGCAGCGTGCTCCTGGGCATCCTGCCCACCGTGGGCAGGGGCATCTCGTGGCAGGCGCACCTGTTCGGCCTTGCGGGCGGCGTGGCCGCGGCCGTCATCCTCCGGCCCCGGGGCCGGGTGGCGGTCTGAATCGCCCCGGTTCCCGCACGACGACGGCGCCGCCCCCCTCGCGAGGGGAGCGGCGCCGTCGTGCGTGATGGCTGGGGGTGTGGCGGATCAGCCGTTGTACGGCGTGGCCGAGATGATCTCGACCTTGATCTCTTTGCCGTTCGGGGCGGTGTAGGACAGCTTGTCGCCCTGCTTGTGGCCCACGATCGCGGCGCCGAGCGGGGACTTCTCGCTGAACACGTCCATGTCCGTGCCGCCGTCGGCGATCTCGCGCGAGCCGAGGAGGAAGCGCTCCTCCTCGCCCGCGATCTTGGCGACCACGATCATGCCGGGCTCGACGACGCCGTCGTCCGCGGGCTTCTCG
Proteins encoded:
- the greA gene encoding transcription elongation factor GreA, encoding MSTTTHQGGAWLTQEAYDRLKAELDHLSGPGRHEIVERIEAARQEGDLKENGGYHAAKEEQGKIEARIRQLTELLRSAHVGEKPADDGVVEPGMIVVAKIAGEEERFLLGSREIADGGTDMDVFSEKSPLGAAIVGHKQGDKLSYTAPNGKEIKVEIISATPYNG
- a CDS encoding rhomboid family intramembrane serine protease, with the protein product MDARLAVRARAGLATMTAVTALLYAIQCVNMATFGLLTRWFGIRPRDVSSLPDIVTSPLVHDPTGWGHLAANTLPLFVFGFLAFLAGIRQFLTAVGLSWLASGTGVWMFGGNLLGAPSITVGASGVIFGLFGFLLVRGFFNRSWWQILLALVLFAAYGSVLLGILPTVGRGISWQAHLFGLAGGVAAAVILRPRGRVAV